The genomic window AGAGATTATTGCAAccatatataatcatataaaaccatatataatatataaccatgaattattgaaatataaagaagaacTCATATAAAGGGATAAGAATCAGATAAACAGCCCAACAGAAAaccaatcaaaagatataatcGGTACTTTGTAAAAGGGAAAGTACTAATAACTAATAAACTAAGGAAATGGTATTCATGTTAGTTAGTAATCAGgggatgcaaatcaaaaccattatAGCATACAACTATATACCCATAGAgctggaaaaatttaaatgtctaatAACTGACATCAGATAAAGCATGGCCCTGTAGTTTAGACCAAAGATTTGTGATGTTATTCTGACAGTAAGGGGATCCACTGAAGAGTTGAAAGCAAGGGTGGGATCCAATTAAAGTTCTGAAAAGATTCCTCTAACTACATGGATCTGGATATGGATATGGAATGGATCTGGATAAGAAAATGGTTGACCATATCAgatgttgttgaggatgtggaagaTGGAGAATTCTCATCTGCTGCAGTGCcaatttggaaaatagtttgacatTTTCCAGCAAATTTGAAGATATGCATTCCTTATGACCCTAGAATTCCACTCTTGAACCCTACTTTAGAGGAATTCTTATTCACATTTACCTGGAAACTTACACAGAAATTTTCAGAGCAACTACGATACAATAGCCCTAActggaaacaaagcaaatgttCTTCTAATACAGATTGGATAAGTAAATCATGGTATATGCATACATTGCAATGCTGTAttacaaggaaaatgaagaaattacaGCTACACACATCCACATGGAACTCTATCAACATAGTGTTGAGTGGAAGAAGtagatagaaaatatatacaatgtgATTCCATTTTCAAGTTCCAAAGAGGCAAAGTTAAACAAtgtgttatttaaatattaaaacccATAAAACTAATGTAAAATGCAGAAATGACTAACATATGAGTtgtgagttatttatatatatatatttatgaagtagtaaatttatttctataaataaaggAAGCATATTACCTTCCAGTTATTCACAGGGAAAGAAGCTGGCTGAGAATTAAGTGATCTGCTTGTTTATGTAACAAGAGGGTGGGGGTAGAGAGACTATGACCAAGTAGAGTGAGTGGGAGGAAATGCCCTTCATTTTGTCCCAGGGCTGTGAGAAGGGATGAGGAACCAACCATTTGGTTTCAGGGGCTCACATGTCCCTATTAACAGAcccaaatgacattttttttctacataagaCACTTTTAGAACCTCTAGGGATGAACTGGCTCCATCTTTGTCCTCATGAAATGCGGAGCACTGAGCAGTAGTAAAATACCGGAATTAGCATCACTATTAAGCATACAAACCCACAAACCTATGGTGTGATGCCCATAAAGCCATAAATTTCACATAACAGTTTGGCCTCTCCAACCCCCAATACTGCAGGTGTCCAATGTTTTCAGAAACTTCCTGGTTATTTCATCTTGGTAGAGTGTGCTTTATCTTTGCCTCTGGGCTCTCCTTCAGCTTTAAGGGGACAGAGGCAGACGCCGTGTGTACTTTCTTCATTGTTCTTCTTGCCTCGGCTTCCAGTTTGGTTTCTGGTTTTGGATGATCGTGCTCTCCCTTTGACTGTAAGAATATGAAGCGTCTGTCGTGCTTCCCGAAGTTGGTGATTGGGAAGCCCCCATGGCCTCGGCAAGGAATTAGCTTCAGAGGCCCGTCACAGTTGGGACAGCGTTTCCTCTGCTGCTTCTGCCGGGCTTTGTCACAGATGGCAGGTCGCAGGTAGATCTTCCGCCCCTCCTCGGCGGAGCAGTCTCGGCTGCACACCACCACGCCCAGACAGGACTTCTTGAGGATGCGTGAGTTGTGGTTGTTGGTGTTGCGCATGGCCCAGCTGCTCAGGTGCCGCTGCGCATTCCTGTCCTCTGAGCTGTAGATGTGCTTCTCATAGGAATCTGGCCATTCCTGGAACCAGTCGGTCTTTTTCACATTCTGTGGCAGTTTCATGTCATTAATATCCCAGCTTAACATCTCCTTGTCCTCGGAATCAAAGTCTTCAGGCTCCATGACAGGTCACCCATAGGTTTCTGCCTGTCCAATTTCCCGCAGAAGTGGTGGAGAATTTTCCTTTCAAAGGCATTTCCTACTGTTGGATCAATCCACTTTTGACTCAAGCAGCTTAGACCTGGAGACTGTTTTCTGACATTTTGTCAGGTTTCAAGGTTTCCTCGATGAAGTTGTAGTTGAAGAGACTGGAGATGAACTTCATGAGGCCTGACTGGAGATTTGGGGCAAAGGAAAGTGCTGGAAGAGAAGTTCaggagttatttatatttttatagaaaataacacGAGTCCATATGAATATTTCTGTTATATAGTTTTGAAATTACTTGTGCCATAATAGAATACCTTTTTGTTGGTAGTATTCACAAGAATATTTCCCACaagaatataataattaaataaatatttatctgcaTGTAAGATAATTATAGCGGTGAAAAAAAGTCTCTCCATCTCTACACTAGAAGTGATTGATTTAAGTGAACTTCGAAaatttgatatttgtaatttgttatttaaatgtcATACAGTGAATGAtagcaaaacaaaccaaacaccCCTTACATCTGTGTGGAACATTATTATGTACAAAGCACTCTTCATGAAGCGAGaacaagaaataatatttattgaggagcTAAGATGTGCATACATGGTGTACTGTGGTAGTCTCACAAGCACTCTAGggggatatattttttaaattttatttattttttttttaaagattttatttatttatttatttgagagagcgagaatgagagacggagagagagcacatgagaggggggagggtcagagggagaagcagactccccgccgaacagggagcctgatgcgggacttgatccagggactccaggaccatgacccgagctgaaggcagtcacctaaccaactgagccacccaggcgcttcggTGTAGAAACATTATGTTACAATGTTATAATTTGGGGGAGATCAAGACTGAAAGATATTAGGTAACTTCCCAAGTCAGACATCCAAagccaaatactgtatgatatcactcatatgtggaatccaaaaaagacaaactcagagaaacagaatggAGTGGTAGTTACCAgggccagggaggtgggggaaattgGAGATATTGGTCAGAGGGTACAatccatttataaaaatcaacaaattaggGGATCTAATGTACATCACGGTGGATTATAGCTAATGATGTTGTATCATCTACTTGAAtgttgctaagagtagatctttaatgttctcaccacaaaaaaataagTGGTATCTATGCGATGGGATAGAGGTGATAGCTAATGccatggtggtaatcattttgcaatttataaatgtatcaaatcaacacattggcACACCTCAAACTTATACAATGTTCTgtgtcaattatatatcaataaagctgtgGAAAAGGAGATATTAAGTAACTTCCCCGAGTTACTTAAGAACCAGGTAGAATCctgtattttgaagtaatttcaaACTCTTTAGGCTGCCTGAAACCAGAGCCCATTCTTTTATTACTGCAGGGGCTGTGGAGTATCATTTGGGAAATGTCAGAGACttaggtattttcttttcctttggcaaagtcttaacaattttttaagaaatgaaatgaaacaccTTTGTGAGTATACTTGCTCATCCCAAATCTAACTGAGCCCACCCTCCTCTCATCTTAATAATCACATTTCAATGACCTCCTAAATGCCTGTAAATGTTTGAATTTTCCTCTCCTACATCAGCTCTGTTTCTCTCAACAGCTGATCTTTGGAATGATTCTCTAAGGCAGGAAAAACCAGCCAcatttcacaggtggggaaaccaATTCTCAAGGATGTTATGAGGGATCAGAGtcaaaaaattatacaatttttaattgaaattgctttatttctaaatataaagatACTCAAATTATAGGGAAATTCATTCAGAATATTAAATCTGAACCCCCCCCCCAATTACAATTAATTTGTCCGATTTCTTTCTCTGCCtaggagaaaataaatggatgaactTCATTGCTGTCACAGGCATCCTGGCTTTGCTTTCATATTAATTAGTGGATCTTTTGCCCTCTCTGGAAAAAGAAACTTAACACCATCCCAAAGGAAGGGATTTTTCCTCTCTAGATTTCCTGATGTGAAATCCATTCCTCTAATGTTTTCCATCATTGTAAGGGCGTGACACTTCTATATAACATTTGTTCTCCCACCACactaagaaacaaagaaaaaaggatgacTTTTATCTTAGCTCACTGAAAATGATGACTTTATTACTATTAGATTTTTACCTCAGATAATGGAAACAAAATATTCCCCTGTCTGCAAAGGACCCATAATGATTTTCTGCGTACTTTTGTGAAAGCCgttgggtgggaggagggattgtgtgggaagggaagaaagtttAGTTGAGAAAAGTAATGGAAAAGAGCAAAGtatgaaaggataaaattctA from Zalophus californianus isolate mZalCal1 chromosome 13, mZalCal1.pri.v2, whole genome shotgun sequence includes these protein-coding regions:
- the LOC113934112 gene encoding chorion-specific transcription factor GCMa-like, coding for MEPEDFDSEDKEMLSWDINDMKLPQNVKKTDWFQEWPDSYEKHIYSSEDRNAQRHLSSWAMRNTNNHNSRILKKSCLGVVVCSRDCSAEEGRKIYLRPAICDKARQKQQRKRCPNCDGPLKLIPCRGHGGFPITNFGKHDRRFIFLQSKGEHDHPKPETKLEAEARRTMKKVHTASASVPLKLKESPEAKIKHTLPR